In Amia ocellicauda isolate fAmiCal2 chromosome 7, fAmiCal2.hap1, whole genome shotgun sequence, one genomic interval encodes:
- the amer3 gene encoding uncharacterized protein amer3, with amino-acid sequence MEPTESPPKSSLQLPKDQISPTVDVKSGEHVQCLQVSSVACNEASSRGGEDSSKEGSSGVPTSDCGQGWGHSQSVRKSKTHDCVVSMGLQPMPDSGSSGESLSPSAQRRGRLVSSVSFSGFGISSDGYGRLMQENRGVSGYGRQIIDYRDFTPQVPFVPSIAKSIPRKRISLRKPRKAFRDLFGMKRHKHEKAASPVPLDHGPGGKETASKESRKSSKHRERSTGNPVPPELSNSDLLSDSSNECYGNFCEDVASLKSFDSQAGCGEIFADEEQHISLGIERRQDPDKDVCEPRKPSPVGGSFQGGVEQLASPHQTEVMDFLGIWDGLGRTVLLRQNSRTERKVLSTQSPTQNQPASQNLGASPSSLPTPAEEEMTVDLNADVTTPKSENQSVSTSDEGYYDSFSPGQEDNSRGSITPCGSSRFPRDSYSGDALYELFYDPNETGITPIFDDDMSLSESDLGQSSDLPLSMYSFHVGAEENLAPPLALDVIGQELLQSNWKGKECLLKLCDTEISLAMGIVNWLKHRTEKLSPSEAVCNGTEQQRNSGCLNGEVISPVMRKVPRKHTWSEHSDSSKHLSKERPVCSQNGTPVSGVVPFQLSKDRFVSALSECNASNGHGEAKFKTATNGRCLKIFSDDHSFMLNKDIKLPSPRTPGTGANAIILLAINKESLCESCRASLKHSSKELLLCASCLSFIEHIKTSELLNCAADGFKKSVPVDLKGTHNALPLGIFESPISPSRGGGDLNLMNLLEQCVGQVSSLKINGSVTQELKDSEPFFLQFDQNTSGKKEKDLILENEKDQIHRFLKPKKNQTPRSMDKRRQDTSCHSQTKGSTEKDTGTLQPEQSNVQDLLPQQEGGGLEIGLVTTNSSDELVLETYWSPSSDKSRSDFLGDTYEDQPLRPTFLPLSNSAFSEFTSSQKHTTGQHGDGNSKGQQLEKVRRHRKLTVNRDGPCGYVMAEEKKEEWKRRIKK; translated from the coding sequence ATGGAGCCGACAGAGAGCCCCCCAAAAAGCAGCTTGCAGCTCCCCAAGGATCAGATCAGCCCCACTGTGGATGTCAAATCTGGTGAGCATGTCCAATGCCTGCAGGTGAGCTCTGTGGCGTGTAATGAAGCCAGCAGCAGAGGGGGAGAAGACAGCAGCAAGGAGGGTTCCTCTGGAGTTCCCACCAGTGATTGCGGCCAGGGCTGGGGTCATAGCCAATCTGTAAGGAAAAGCAAGACCCATGACTGTGTTGTGAGCATGGGGCTACAGCCAATGCCAGACAGTGGGAGCTCTGGGGAAAGCTTGTCACCCTCTGCCCAGAGGAGGGGTAGGCTGGTGAGCAGTGTGAGCTTTTCTGGGTTTGGGATCTCCTCTGATGGTTATGGCAGACTGATGCAAGAAAACCGTGGTGTCTCAGGTTATGGCCGGCAAATCATCGACTACAGGGACTTTACTCCTCAAGTGCCCTTCGTACCGTCCATTGCCAAGTCTATTCCCAGGAAGAGGATCTCACTGAGGAAGCCCAGGAAGGCTTTCAGAGACTTGTTTGGGATGAAGAGGCACAAGCATGAGAAGGCAGCCTCTCCTGTGCCCTTAGATCATGGCCCTGGAGGAAAGGAAACTGCTTCAAAAGAGTCTAGGAAATCCTCGAAACATAGGGAGCGATCTACTGGGAATCCTGTGCCACCAGAGCTCTCCAATAGCGATCTTCTGTCAGACTCTTCTAACGAGTGCTATGGCAATTTCTGTGAAGATGTGGCTTCCCTGAAAAGCTTTGACTCCCAGGCAGGGTGTGGGGAAATATTTGCAGATGAGGAGCAGCACATCTCTCTGGGGATTGAGCGGAGACAGGACCCGGACAAGGATGTGTGCGAACCAAGAAAGCCCAGCCCAGTGGGGGGGTCCTTCCAGGGTGGTGTGGAGCAGCTGGCATCTCCCCATCAAACAGAGGTGATGGATTTCCTGGGAATATGGGATGGCTTGGGCAGAACAGTCCTGTTACGCCAGAATTCTAGAACTGAAAGAAAGGTGTTGAGTACACAAAGCCCTACCCAAAACCAGCCAGCCAGTCAAAACCTAGGTGCATCCCCTAGCAGCCTCCCCACTCCTGCTGAAGAGGAGATGACAGTGGATTTAAATGCAGATGTGACGACACCAAAGAGTGAAAATCAGTCGGTCTCCACAAGTGATGAGGGCTATTATGATTCATTCAGCCCTGGTCAAGAGGACAACAGCAGGGGATCCATCACACCCTGTGGCTCCAGCAGGTTTCCCAGAGATAGCTACAGTGGTGATGCACTATATGAGCTCTTCTATGACCCCAATGAGACTGGGATTACTCCGATCTTTGACGATGACATGAGCCTATCCGAGAGTGATTTAGGTCAGTCTAGTGACCTTCCACTGTCCATGTACAGCTTCCATGTTGGTGCTGAGGAAAACCTTGCTCCCCCACTGGCTCTGGACGTAATTGGCCAGGAACTCCTGCAGAGCAACTGGAAGGGCAAGGAGTGCCTGTTAAAATTGTGCGACACTGAAATCTCTCTGGCGATGGGCATTGTGAACTGGCTCAAGCACAGAACTGAGAAGCTTAGCCCATCAGAGGCAGTGTGTAATGGGACGGAGCAACAGAGAAATAGTGGGTGTCTGAATGGAGAGGTAATTTCTCCAGTAATGCGGAAGGTGCCAAGAAAGCACACGTGGAGTGAGCACAGTGATTCATCGAAACATCTTTCTAAAGAGAGACCAGTCTGCTCACAAAATGGGACTCCTGTGTCTGGAGTTGTTCCCTTCCAACTCAGTAAAGACAGATTTGTCTCTGCTTTATCTGAATGTAATGCTTCTAATGGACATGGAGAAGCCAAGTTCAAAACTGCCACTAATGGTAGGTGTCTCAAAATTTTCAGTGATGATCACTCTTTCATGCTAAACAAAGATATAAAGTTGCCTTCCCCACGAACACCAGGCACAGGGGCGAATGCTATAATTCTGCTTGCTATTAATAAAGAATCTCTCTGTGAGTCCTGTAGGGCATCCTTGAAACACAGCTCAAAGGAATTGCTATTGTGTGCCTCATGTTTGTCCTTCATTGAACACATTAAAACCTCTGAGCTCCTAAACTGTGCTGCTGATGGCTTCAAAAAATCTGTTCCAGTTGACCTCAAGGGGACCCACAATGCATTGCCACTGGGGATCTTTGAATCTCCCATCAGCCCATCAAGAGGAGGAGGTGACCTTAACCTAATGAACCTCTTGGAGCAATGTGTAGGCCAGGTATCTTCTCTGAAGATCAATGGTAGTGTGACCCAGGAGCTGAAGGACAGCGAGCCATTCTTCCTACAGTTTGACCAGAACACCAGTGGCAAGAAAGAGAAAGACCTGAttttagaaaatgaaaaagatcaGATCCACAGATTTTTAAAACCCAAGAAAAACCAGACACCAAGAAGTATGGACAAGAGAAGACAAGACACCAGTTGTCACAGTCAGACAAAGGGAAGTACAGAGAAAGACACTGGCACCTTGCAACCGGAACAAAGCAACGTTCAAGACTTACTTCCTCAACAGGAGGGTGGTGGATTGGAAATTGGGCTGGTCACAACAAACAGCTCAGATGAGCTTGTTCTGGAAACATACTGGAGTCCTTCATCAGACAAATCTAGGTCTGATTTCCTTGGTGACACATATGAAGACCAGCCACTCAGGCCCacattcctccctctctccaatTCTGCCTTCTC
- the srprb gene encoding signal recognition particle receptor subunit beta: MEGEMVPEQASFQPYLDSFRKELQAQDPAVIGVVVALLLVILTAVLMKIFWASKSTRRAVLLVGLCDSGKTLLFIRLLSGKYKKTQTSITDTTAIYKTKNDRRSGLTMIDLPGHESLRPQYVEKFKSSARAIVFVVDSAVFQKEVRDVAEFLYSLLTDSVIVKNTPFLLIACNKQDITMAKSAKLIQQQLEKEMNTLRVTRSAALSAQDGPSGGGTVHLGKKGKDFEFSQLPMRVEFVECSARGSKGEEGEADIENLEKFLAKLA, translated from the exons ATGGAGGGGGAGATGGTGCCGGAGCAGGCTTCGTTTCAGCCTTATTTAGACTCTTTTCGAAAGGAGCTGCAGGCACAAGATCCCGCCGTGATCGGGGTTGTTGTGGCCCTGTTGCTGGTTATCCTTACGGCAG TGCTTATGAAGATTTTCTGGGCCAGCAAGTCTACGAGGAGGGCAGTTCTGTTGGTCGGGCTCTGTGATTCGGGGAAGACTCTCCTCTTCATTCGA CTGCTGTCCGGAAAATATAAGAAGACTCAAACCTCCATTACAGACACCACTGCAAtatacaaaaccaaaaatgaCAGG AGAAGTGGCTTGACTATGATTGACCTGCCAGGACACGAAAGCTTGCGGCCTCAGTATGTGGAGAAGTTCAAGTCTTCCGCGAG GGCAATAGTGTTTGTGGTGGACAGTGCAGTTTTTCAGAAGGAGGTGCGTGATGTGGCAGAGTTCCTCTACTCCTTGCTGACTGACAGTGTAATTGTAAAGAATACCCCCTTTCTGCTCATCGCCTGCAATAAGCAAG aCATTACCATGGCAAAGTCTGCGAAACTTATTCAACAGCAGCTGGAAAAGGAGAT GAACACACTGCGGGTGACTCGTTCGGCTGCTTTGAGCGCCCAGGATGGGCCCAGCGGTGGGGGCACGGTGCACCTGGGGAAGAAAGGCAAGGATTTTGAATTTTCACAGCTGCCCATGAGAGTGGAGTTTGTGGAGTGCAGCGCAAGGGGCAGCAAGGGTGAGGAGGGGGAAGCTGACATTGAGAATCTGGAGAAATTCCTGGCCAAGTTAGCATGA